A part of Micromonospora chersina genomic DNA contains:
- a CDS encoding FtsB family cell division protein: MQQRRTPGGQRPARRPGQAGRPGGARVRSTARDAGVRAEPRAAGRSPAATRATEGVRSASRPAAARRTAAGGTVKRLTAPQPRRFTGRATVLFAVLIALALAYTYPVRVYLDQQTDIERMEASQAAQRREIERLTLEAEKWHDPAYIETQARERFFMGRPGETLLVVLSDPDGAAKDAGKGAKQGPPKPPDPWYDTLWSSVQAANAERPDK, from the coding sequence ATGCAGCAGCGCCGCACACCGGGTGGCCAGCGGCCCGCCCGTCGGCCGGGTCAGGCCGGCCGGCCGGGCGGGGCCCGGGTCCGGTCGACGGCCCGCGACGCCGGCGTCCGCGCCGAGCCGCGCGCCGCCGGCCGGTCGCCCGCCGCCACCCGCGCCACCGAGGGGGTACGCTCCGCGAGCCGCCCCGCGGCGGCCCGGCGTACCGCGGCCGGTGGCACGGTCAAGCGGCTCACCGCACCCCAACCCCGGCGCTTCACCGGGCGCGCCACCGTGCTCTTCGCGGTGCTGATCGCGCTCGCCCTGGCGTACACCTATCCGGTCCGGGTCTACCTCGACCAGCAGACGGACATCGAGCGGATGGAGGCGTCCCAGGCCGCCCAGCGCCGGGAGATCGAGCGGCTCACGCTCGAGGCGGAGAAGTGGCACGACCCGGCCTACATCGAGACGCAGGCCCGGGAGCGGTTCTTCATGGGCCGGCCCGGGGAGACGCTGCTGGTGGTGCTCTCCGACCCGGACGGGGCCGCCAAGGACGCCGGCAAGGGCGCGAAGCAGGGGCCGCCGAAGCCGCCCGATCCCTGGTACGACACCCTGTGGTCGAGCGTGCAGGCGGCCAACGCCGAGCGCCCCGACAAGTGA
- a CDS encoding DUF4129 domain-containing protein, translating to MDLGVLRRWWPVAAVILLLTVAALAAGHSTIGASRIPPAADNIPYVPDYPSAEPAPSITLEPRDLGEPTSGGIPGWLATTAVVLLGAAVLAAVGYVLWTLLGGALRRTTRAVPTQRTRRTAEGTAREVVAALDAGLEDLDDRSTDPRTAVIACWVRLEEAADEAGVPRRAGDTPTDLVSRLLRGDPAAGVPAIVSADVLDGFAHVYREARYATHTVDERMRDQARAALRRLRGELTTVAVGEATA from the coding sequence ATGGACCTCGGCGTGCTGCGCAGGTGGTGGCCGGTCGCGGCGGTGATCCTGCTGCTCACCGTCGCCGCGCTCGCCGCCGGGCACTCCACCATCGGGGCGAGCCGCATTCCGCCCGCTGCCGACAACATCCCGTACGTGCCGGACTATCCCTCCGCCGAGCCCGCACCCTCGATCACGCTCGAACCGCGGGACCTGGGCGAACCCACCTCGGGCGGCATCCCGGGCTGGCTCGCCACCACGGCCGTCGTGCTGCTCGGTGCGGCGGTGCTGGCCGCAGTCGGGTACGTGCTGTGGACCCTGCTGGGCGGCGCGCTGCGCCGGACCACCCGCGCGGTGCCCACCCAGCGGACGCGGCGTACCGCCGAGGGCACCGCCCGCGAGGTGGTGGCCGCGCTCGACGCCGGCCTGGAGGATCTCGACGACCGGTCCACCGACCCGCGCACCGCGGTGATCGCCTGCTGGGTCCGGCTGGAGGAGGCCGCCGACGAGGCCGGCGTGCCCCGGCGCGCCGGGGACACCCCCACCGACCTGGTGAGCCGGCTGCTGCGCGGCGACCCGGCGGCCGGCGTGCCGGCCATCGTCAGCGCCGACGTGCTGGACGGCTTCGCGCACGTCTACCGTGAGGCCCGGTACGCCACCCACACCGTAGACGAGCGGATGCGCGACCAGGCCCGGGCCGCCCTGCGCCGGCTGCGCGGCGAACTGACCACGGTGGCCGTCGGCGAGGCAACGGCATGA
- a CDS encoding ArsR/SmtB family transcription factor — protein MLRLHLGPADLCRVRFVDRLHPVGTAMLACQALHDPATVAMAPELVAAAGAATSVRGVRAAATSLRHLLPARGRLPDFLTPFDGLDSVAAGLAAIRSTPARRVRAEVAAAYAAVAATPLRRGFAAAEPEVLDLFGRALDTWFGAVLAPHWSTLTTVHQRQLADAAHRLARRGLAGLFDGLHPAIRWLPPVLEIRSWWSGEVTGTGEGMVLLPSPVAGPLPRVLVEPGRPVLLVYPAAMPARATDPAVDPLAGVLGATRAAVLRHLAEPGPHTTTALARGVGVGLSTASEHATALRAAGLLTTERDGGAVRHRLTPLGAHLLGCPTADD, from the coding sequence ATGCTGCGGCTGCACCTCGGACCGGCGGACCTGTGCCGGGTACGGTTCGTCGACCGCCTGCACCCGGTCGGCACCGCCATGCTGGCCTGCCAGGCGCTGCACGATCCGGCCACCGTGGCCATGGCGCCCGAACTCGTGGCGGCGGCCGGCGCGGCGACCTCCGTACGCGGGGTCCGCGCCGCCGCCACGTCCCTGCGGCACCTCCTGCCGGCCCGCGGCCGCCTGCCGGACTTCCTCACCCCGTTCGACGGGCTGGACTCGGTGGCCGCGGGTCTCGCGGCGATCCGGTCCACCCCGGCCCGCCGGGTCCGGGCGGAGGTCGCCGCCGCCTACGCCGCCGTCGCCGCGACGCCGCTGCGGCGCGGGTTCGCCGCCGCCGAGCCGGAGGTGCTCGACCTGTTCGGCCGGGCGCTCGACACCTGGTTCGGGGCGGTGCTCGCCCCGCACTGGTCCACCCTGACCACCGTCCACCAGCGGCAGTTGGCCGACGCCGCGCACCGGCTGGCCCGGCGGGGCCTGGCCGGCCTGTTCGACGGGCTGCACCCGGCGATCCGGTGGCTGCCACCCGTGCTGGAGATACGCAGCTGGTGGAGCGGCGAGGTCACCGGCACCGGCGAGGGGATGGTGCTGCTCCCGTCGCCGGTGGCCGGCCCGCTGCCCCGGGTCCTGGTCGAACCGGGCCGGCCGGTCCTGCTCGTGTACCCCGCCGCGATGCCGGCGCGGGCCACCGACCCGGCGGTCGACCCGCTCGCCGGCGTGCTGGGCGCCACCCGGGCCGCCGTGCTGCGCCACCTCGCCGAGCCGGGCCCGCACACCACCACGGCGCTGGCCCGGGGCGTCGGGGTCGGGCTCTCCACGGCCTCCGAGCACGCCACCGCGCTGCGCGCGGCCGGCCTGCTCACCACCGAGCGCGACGGCGGCGCGGTCCGCCACCGCCTCACCCCGCTCGGCGCCCACCTGCTCGGCTGCCCCACGGCCGACGACTGA
- a CDS encoding PadR family transcriptional regulator translates to MDTTQLLKGVLDLAVLAVLKEEDGYGYDILRRLREAGLEEVGDASVYGTLRRLFAAGLLTTYVVPSESGPHRKYYSLNAAGRDQLTRSGKTWRSFATTMDALLDDRGMAA, encoded by the coding sequence GTGGATACGACGCAGCTCCTCAAGGGCGTGCTCGACCTGGCCGTTCTCGCCGTGCTCAAGGAGGAGGACGGCTACGGTTACGACATCCTCCGCCGGCTGCGCGAGGCCGGCCTGGAGGAGGTCGGCGACGCCTCGGTCTACGGCACCCTGCGCCGGCTCTTCGCCGCCGGCCTGCTGACCACCTACGTGGTGCCGAGCGAGTCCGGTCCCCACCGCAAGTACTACTCACTCAACGCCGCCGGCCGGGACCAGCTCACCCGCTCCGGCAAGACCTGGCGCTCCTTCGCCACCACCATGGACGCACTGCTCGACGATCGGGGGATGGCGGCATGA
- a CDS encoding dienelactone hydrolase family protein — translation MGEMVSFTGNGGTSEGYLAIPSGGAASPAVIVIQDWWGLVPHVRAVVDRFAEAGFVALAPDFRHGGPASKPSEPRQMLNSAQMDEAASDIAAAAEYLANRPEVAGKVGCAGFCAGASLALWSGTFSERIVATAGFYPRLPWEGMRSDWTDYAGKAALVHCSEADGLSAADGVQSVRRAIEAAGGTCQTYDYPGTAHAFFNEDRPEHFDQRAAATAWARTLELFRAKLG, via the coding sequence ATGGGCGAGATGGTGAGCTTCACCGGCAACGGGGGGACGAGCGAGGGGTATCTCGCGATACCCTCCGGCGGTGCGGCCAGCCCGGCGGTCATCGTCATCCAGGACTGGTGGGGTCTGGTGCCCCACGTCCGGGCGGTGGTGGACCGCTTCGCGGAGGCCGGCTTCGTCGCCCTGGCGCCCGACTTCCGGCACGGCGGCCCGGCGAGCAAGCCGAGTGAGCCCCGGCAGATGCTGAACAGCGCCCAGATGGACGAGGCGGCGAGCGACATCGCGGCCGCCGCCGAATACCTCGCCAACCGGCCCGAGGTCGCCGGCAAGGTGGGCTGCGCCGGGTTCTGCGCCGGCGCCAGCCTGGCACTCTGGTCCGGCACGTTCTCCGAGCGGATCGTCGCGACCGCCGGCTTCTACCCGCGGCTGCCCTGGGAGGGCATGCGCAGCGACTGGACCGACTACGCGGGTAAGGCGGCGCTCGTCCACTGCTCCGAGGCGGACGGCCTCTCCGCCGCCGACGGGGTGCAGAGCGTACGCCGGGCCATCGAGGCGGCCGGCGGCACCTGCCAGACCTACGACTACCCGGGCACCGCCCACGCGTTCTTCAACGAGGACCGGCCGGAGCACTTCGACCAGCGGGCCGCCGCCACCGCCTGGGCCCGCACCCTGGAACTCTTCCGGGCCAAGCTTGGCTGA
- a CDS encoding uracil-DNA glycosylase encodes MVARAARATDLADLDGAVSNCFACPRLVAWREEVARVKRAAFRDQDYWGRPVPGFGPPDARIGILGLAPAAHGGNRTGRIFTGDRSGDVLFAALHRAGLANQATSVSADDGLALRDTRIFASVRCAPPDNKPTPAERDTCAPWLHREVALIRPTLRVVVALGAFAWAAWWPVLRDVYAQRPPTPRPAFGHGAHWSGTSAPELLGCYHVSQQNTFTGRLTPAMLDDVFARAKDLAGVD; translated from the coding sequence GTGGTCGCCCGCGCCGCGCGGGCGACCGACCTGGCCGACCTCGACGGCGCGGTGAGCAACTGCTTCGCCTGCCCAAGGCTGGTCGCCTGGCGGGAGGAGGTCGCCCGGGTCAAGCGGGCGGCCTTCCGCGACCAGGACTACTGGGGGCGGCCGGTGCCCGGCTTCGGCCCGCCCGACGCGCGGATCGGCATCCTCGGGCTGGCGCCCGCCGCGCACGGCGGCAACCGCACCGGCCGGATCTTCACCGGGGACCGCTCCGGCGACGTGCTCTTCGCCGCGCTGCACCGGGCCGGGCTGGCCAACCAGGCGACAAGCGTGTCCGCCGACGACGGCCTCGCCCTGCGCGACACCCGCATCTTCGCCTCCGTGCGCTGCGCGCCGCCGGACAACAAGCCCACCCCGGCCGAGCGGGACACCTGCGCGCCGTGGCTGCACCGCGAGGTCGCGCTGATCCGGCCCACCCTGCGCGTCGTGGTCGCCCTGGGCGCGTTCGCCTGGGCCGCGTGGTGGCCGGTGCTGCGCGACGTGTACGCGCAGCGCCCGCCCACGCCGCGCCCGGCCTTCGGTCATGGGGCACACTGGTCCGGCACGTCCGCACCGGAGCTGCTCGGCTGTTACCACGTCAGCCAGCAGAACACCTTCACCGGGCGGCTGACACCAGCGATGTTGGACGACGTGTTCGCCCGGGCGAAGGACCTGGCCGGGGTGGACTGA
- a CDS encoding LysE family translocator translates to MSWSSYASFLVFATVLILIPGPDFAVVTRNTLAAGRRRGRWSAIGVTASNAVQGVTAAAGLGALIVRSQPLFEAIRWAGVAYLAYLGVQAWRSAWRGDYPPLAGDATATPGQALTGFRQGFLSNITNPKVLAFYLAVLPQFVGGAAPIGTLLAFALSHAVLSLAYLLILVAALDRARDLLSRRRIRRWLDGLTGVALLGFGARLATERT, encoded by the coding sequence ATGTCGTGGAGCAGCTACGCGTCCTTCCTCGTCTTCGCCACCGTGCTGATCCTCATCCCGGGGCCCGACTTCGCCGTGGTCACCCGCAACACGCTCGCCGCCGGTAGGCGCCGGGGCAGGTGGAGCGCGATCGGCGTGACCGCCTCGAACGCGGTGCAGGGGGTCACCGCCGCCGCCGGGCTCGGCGCGCTCATCGTCCGCTCCCAGCCGTTGTTCGAGGCGATCCGCTGGGCCGGCGTGGCCTACCTGGCGTACCTCGGGGTGCAGGCGTGGCGGTCGGCCTGGCGCGGCGACTACCCGCCCCTGGCCGGCGACGCCACCGCCACGCCCGGGCAGGCGCTGACCGGGTTCCGGCAGGGCTTCCTGTCCAACATCACCAATCCGAAGGTGCTGGCGTTCTACCTGGCCGTGCTCCCCCAGTTCGTCGGCGGCGCCGCGCCGATCGGCACGCTGCTCGCCTTCGCGCTCAGCCACGCGGTGCTCAGCCTCGCGTACCTGTTGATCCTGGTCGCGGCGCTGGACCGGGCCCGGGACCTGCTGTCCCGGCGGCGGATCCGGCGCTGGCTGGACGGGCTGACCGGGGTGGCGCTGCTCGGCTTCGGCGCCCGCCTCGCCACCGAACGCACCTGA
- a CDS encoding AAA family ATPase, with protein sequence MNDVDRSMPPAEVGRLARAVLDAVGTVVVGKREALELVLAGILAGGHVLLEDLPGLGKTLTARSFAQALGLDFRRLQFTPDLLPADVTGSFLYDQRSGDFSFRAGPVFTNLLLADEINRTPPKTQSALLEAMQEKQVSVEGVTYRLDEPFHVLATANPIEYEGTYPLPEAQLDRFLLRVSFGYPNHDEEWEVLQRRIARRREEAEIKPVVDAATLRAMQAALEDVVVEDSIGRYIVALTAATREHPSALVGASPRGSLALLLLSRVRAVLANRDYVVPEDVKAVAVPALAHRITLRPEMWLRRVDPSFVVGEVLESTPAPASGALPSYAAGPVGR encoded by the coding sequence ATGAACGACGTGGACCGGAGCATGCCCCCCGCCGAGGTCGGCCGGCTGGCCCGGGCGGTGCTGGACGCGGTCGGCACCGTCGTGGTCGGCAAGCGGGAGGCGCTGGAGCTGGTCCTGGCCGGCATCCTGGCCGGCGGCCACGTGCTGCTGGAGGACCTGCCCGGCCTGGGCAAGACGCTCACCGCGCGCTCGTTCGCGCAGGCCCTGGGTCTGGACTTCCGGCGCCTCCAGTTCACCCCGGACCTGCTCCCCGCCGACGTCACCGGCTCCTTCCTCTACGACCAGCGCAGCGGCGACTTCTCGTTCCGCGCCGGCCCGGTCTTCACCAACCTGCTGCTCGCCGACGAGATCAACCGGACCCCGCCGAAGACCCAGTCGGCGCTGCTGGAGGCCATGCAGGAGAAGCAGGTCTCGGTCGAGGGCGTCACCTACCGGCTGGACGAGCCGTTCCACGTGCTCGCCACCGCCAACCCGATCGAGTACGAGGGCACCTACCCGCTGCCGGAGGCCCAGCTCGACCGGTTCCTGCTCCGGGTCTCGTTCGGCTACCCGAACCACGACGAGGAGTGGGAGGTGCTGCAACGGCGTATCGCCCGCCGCCGGGAGGAGGCCGAGATCAAGCCGGTGGTGGACGCCGCCACGTTGCGCGCCATGCAGGCCGCGCTGGAGGACGTGGTCGTCGAGGACTCGATCGGCCGGTACATCGTGGCGCTGACCGCGGCCACCCGCGAGCACCCGTCCGCGCTTGTCGGCGCCTCGCCGCGCGGCTCGCTGGCGCTGCTGCTGCTGTCCCGGGTACGCGCGGTGCTCGCCAACCGCGACTACGTGGTGCCGGAGGACGTCAAGGCGGTGGCGGTGCCCGCGCTGGCGCACCGGATCACGCTGCGCCCGGAGATGTGGCTGCGCCGGGTCGACCCGTCCTTCGTGGTCGGTGAGGTGCTGGAGTCCACGCCCGCCCCGGCCAGCGGCGCCCTGCCCAGCTACGCGGCCGGACCCGTCGGGCGCTGA
- a CDS encoding HAAS signaling domain-containing protein, whose protein sequence is MTVTGQEIADYVERVRAALADLPPAARDELTEDLPEHLAEVAAETDGTLVDRLGEPEAYAAELRAAAGAETGAGPGRRGRRLAAAQARAGVQLRALDTQLGPLLGQSSVSEFLRPLRPAWWLLRGWLAALVISVVLQEPSGLLPRLDGSVLAGLFLLAGTVLASVWLGRRAPGLRGWPRRLLRLGTAAFLIFSFAMLVNVDQHASSDQFGSYQEVSVDHRYDRIEDVFVYDQEGRLVRNAQLFDQNGVPIRLGWPSCLDASGSMPAPRNAYPYCPDRAPFGPPAPAAPTLNAPPAPGASVAPAPGTPAPSGTVAPAPSESVAPAPTVNPSAAPGGSTPTPEPTR, encoded by the coding sequence ATGACCGTCACGGGGCAGGAGATCGCGGACTACGTCGAGCGGGTGCGGGCCGCCCTGGCCGACCTGCCGCCCGCCGCGCGCGACGAGTTGACCGAGGATCTGCCGGAGCACCTCGCCGAGGTGGCCGCCGAGACCGACGGCACGCTTGTCGACCGGCTGGGCGAGCCGGAGGCGTACGCGGCCGAACTCCGGGCCGCCGCCGGCGCCGAGACGGGAGCCGGCCCGGGGCGCCGGGGCCGGCGACTGGCCGCTGCGCAGGCGCGTGCCGGCGTCCAGCTCCGCGCTCTCGACACCCAGCTCGGCCCGCTGCTCGGGCAGTCGTCGGTGAGCGAGTTCCTCCGCCCGCTGCGCCCGGCCTGGTGGCTGCTGCGCGGCTGGCTCGCGGCGCTGGTGATCTCCGTGGTGCTCCAGGAGCCGTCCGGGTTGCTGCCCCGGCTCGACGGCAGCGTGCTGGCCGGCCTGTTCCTCCTCGCCGGCACGGTCCTCGCCTCGGTGTGGCTGGGCCGGCGCGCACCCGGCCTCCGGGGCTGGCCGCGACGGCTGCTGCGACTGGGCACCGCGGCGTTCCTGATCTTCTCCTTCGCGATGCTCGTCAACGTCGACCAGCACGCCAGCTCCGACCAGTTCGGCAGCTACCAGGAGGTGTCGGTCGACCACCGGTACGACCGGATCGAGGACGTCTTCGTCTACGACCAGGAGGGGCGGCTGGTCCGCAACGCCCAGCTCTTCGATCAGAACGGCGTGCCGATCCGGCTCGGCTGGCCGAGCTGCCTGGACGCGAGCGGCAGCATGCCCGCGCCGCGCAACGCCTACCCGTACTGCCCGGACCGGGCGCCCTTCGGACCGCCGGCGCCGGCCGCGCCGACCCTGAACGCCCCGCCCGCACCGGGCGCGAGCGTCGCCCCGGCGCCCGGGACCCCGGCGCCGAGCGGAACCGTGGCCCCCGCGCCGAGCGAGAGCGTGGCCCCCGCGCCGACCGTGAACCCGTCGGCCGCGCCCGGCGGGAGCACGCCGACGCCCGAGCCGACCCGCTGA
- a CDS encoding alpha/beta hydrolase family esterase gives MRRTIAVLVGLVLALAGGACGGKGGTAATPAPAERPAAGDHELTLRHDGVERRYLLHAPPGYDPARPTALVIALHFFPGSGAGMRELTGLDARADRENFLVAYPDGRDGGFNALICCGSADDVGFLTTLTGHLVDTWRADPDRVFLTGISNGGDLSFRLAVEATGLFAAIGVVSGGYSGPLTEPDSYVPKRPVSVITFVGGQDRYAGIFQDGLRTWQRRLGCRPVAGGKPAAPAGLSRADARCADGSDVTVWSLPGMGHSWPGATTGQLAAPDAGVSATDLIWEFFAAHPRRT, from the coding sequence GTGCGGCGGACGATCGCGGTGCTGGTGGGGCTGGTTCTGGCGTTGGCGGGTGGGGCGTGCGGCGGGAAGGGCGGGACGGCCGCCACGCCGGCGCCCGCCGAACGGCCGGCCGCCGGGGACCACGAGCTGACCCTGCGCCACGACGGTGTGGAACGGCGCTACCTGCTGCACGCCCCGCCCGGCTACGACCCGGCGCGCCCCACGGCGCTGGTCATCGCGTTGCACTTCTTCCCCGGCAGCGGGGCCGGGATGCGGGAGCTGACCGGCCTGGACGCCCGCGCGGACCGGGAGAACTTCCTGGTGGCCTACCCGGACGGGCGCGACGGCGGCTTCAACGCGCTGATCTGCTGCGGGTCCGCGGACGACGTCGGCTTCCTCACGACGCTCACCGGCCACCTGGTCGACACCTGGCGGGCCGACCCGGACCGGGTCTTCCTGACCGGCATCTCCAACGGCGGTGACCTCAGCTTCCGCCTCGCGGTGGAGGCCACCGGCCTGTTCGCGGCGATCGGCGTGGTCAGCGGCGGTTACAGCGGCCCGCTGACCGAGCCGGACAGCTACGTGCCGAAGCGGCCGGTCTCGGTGATCACCTTCGTGGGCGGGCAGGACCGGTACGCCGGCATCTTCCAGGACGGCCTGCGCACCTGGCAGCGGCGGCTCGGCTGCCGTCCGGTGGCCGGAGGGAAGCCGGCGGCCCCGGCCGGCCTGAGCCGGGCCGACGCGCGCTGCGCCGACGGCAGCGACGTGACCGTGTGGAGCCTCCCCGGGATGGGGCACTCCTGGCCGGGCGCCACGACGGGGCAGCTCGCCGCACCGGACGCCGGCGTCTCCGCCACCGACCTGATCTGGGAGTTCTTCGCGGCCCACCCGCGCCGCACGTGA
- a CDS encoding Ppx/GppA phosphatase family protein — MAAIDCGTNSIRLLVADLPDPSAGPQAPLVDLSRRMEIVRLGQGVDRTGRLAPEAIERTRVALADYAAEIEKLGAEKVRMCATSASRDASNAADFRVMVEETLGVAPEVVTGDEEARLSFTGAVRGLPADAEPPYLVVDIGGGSTEFVVGTREGGVQAAISMDIGCVRMTERHLHGDPPGLDEVAAAQADIAVAVDRALTAVPGREAATLVGLAGSVTTVVAIAQGLQEYDPERIHHARVSYDQVAEVTADLLGRTREQRLAIPVMHPGRADVIGAGALVLRVIMERAGMPSVVASEHDILDGIAWSLA; from the coding sequence GTGGCCGCCATCGACTGCGGGACCAACTCGATCCGACTGCTGGTCGCCGACCTGCCCGACCCGTCCGCCGGGCCGCAGGCCCCGCTTGTCGACCTGAGCCGCCGGATGGAGATCGTCCGGCTGGGCCAGGGCGTGGACCGGACCGGCCGCCTCGCGCCCGAGGCGATCGAGCGCACCCGGGTCGCGCTCGCCGACTACGCGGCGGAGATCGAGAAGCTGGGCGCCGAGAAGGTCCGGATGTGCGCCACCTCCGCCTCCCGCGACGCGTCCAACGCCGCCGACTTCCGCGTCATGGTCGAGGAGACCCTCGGCGTGGCGCCCGAGGTGGTCACCGGTGACGAGGAGGCCCGGCTCTCCTTCACCGGCGCCGTCCGCGGCCTGCCCGCCGACGCCGAACCGCCGTACCTGGTGGTCGACATCGGCGGCGGCTCCACCGAGTTCGTGGTCGGCACCCGCGAGGGCGGCGTCCAGGCCGCCATCTCCATGGACATCGGCTGCGTCCGGATGACCGAGCGTCACCTGCACGGCGATCCGCCCGGCCTGGACGAGGTCGCCGCCGCACAGGCCGACATCGCGGTCGCGGTGGACCGGGCGCTCACCGCGGTGCCGGGCCGGGAGGCCGCCACCCTGGTCGGGCTCGCCGGGTCGGTCACCACAGTTGTCGCCATCGCCCAGGGGCTCCAGGAGTACGACCCGGAGCGCATCCACCACGCCCGGGTGTCGTACGACCAGGTCGCCGAGGTCACCGCCGACCTGCTGGGCAGGACGCGCGAGCAGCGGCTGGCCATCCCGGTGATGCACCCCGGGCGGGCCGACGTGATCGGCGCGGGGGCGCTGGTGCTGCGGGTCATCATGGAGCGCGCCGGCATGCCCTCGGTGGTCGCCTCCGAACACGACATCCTCGACGGCATCGCCTGGTCCCTGGCCTGA
- a CDS encoding amino-acid N-acetyltransferase, translating to MTAADEIVVRRARTADVRGIRRLVDTYTDDRRLLSKATVTLYEDVQEFRVAATADGTVVGCGALHVMWEDLAEIRTVAVDPSCRGHKIGHRIVGELIDAARELGVARIFVLTFETGFFGSFGFREIDGAPVPQPVYEQLLRSYDEGVAEFLDLERVKPNTLGNSRMLLRL from the coding sequence ATGACCGCCGCCGACGAGATCGTGGTCCGCCGCGCCCGCACCGCCGACGTGCGCGGCATCCGGCGGCTGGTGGACACCTACACCGACGACCGGCGGCTGCTCAGCAAGGCCACCGTCACCCTCTACGAGGACGTGCAGGAGTTCCGGGTTGCCGCCACGGCCGACGGCACGGTGGTCGGCTGCGGCGCGCTGCACGTCATGTGGGAGGACCTGGCCGAGATCCGCACGGTGGCCGTCGACCCGTCCTGCCGCGGGCACAAGATCGGGCACCGGATCGTGGGCGAGCTGATCGACGCGGCCCGCGAGCTGGGCGTCGCCCGAATCTTCGTGCTGACCTTCGAGACGGGCTTCTTCGGCTCGTTCGGCTTCCGCGAGATCGACGGCGCCCCGGTGCCGCAGCCGGTCTACGAGCAGTTGCTCCGCTCCTACGACGAGGGTGTCGCGGAGTTCCTCGACCTGGAACGGGTCAAGCCGAACACCCTCGGCAACAGCCGCATGCTGCTGCGCCTCTGA
- a CDS encoding DUF501 domain-containing protein has product MSVVPPQDPAAESVPPPERQPATEADLAAVAAQLGRPPRGTRAVAHRCPCGLPDVVETTPRLADGTPFPTLFYLTCPRATAACSRLESAGLMKEMAERLVEDPELAARYRAAHEDYLARREAIGQVPEIAGISAGGMPGRVKCLHVHLGHALAAGPGVNPFGDETLALVEKWWAAGPCVDVPAGE; this is encoded by the coding sequence TTGAGCGTCGTACCACCGCAGGATCCGGCGGCGGAATCCGTACCCCCGCCGGAGCGCCAGCCGGCCACCGAGGCCGACCTGGCCGCGGTGGCCGCGCAGCTCGGACGCCCGCCCCGCGGCACCCGGGCGGTGGCCCACCGGTGCCCGTGCGGCCTGCCCGACGTGGTGGAGACGACGCCCCGGCTGGCCGACGGCACCCCGTTCCCGACGCTGTTCTACCTGACCTGCCCGCGAGCCACCGCGGCGTGCAGCCGGCTGGAGTCCGCCGGGCTCATGAAGGAGATGGCCGAACGGCTCGTCGAGGACCCGGAGCTGGCCGCCCGCTACCGGGCCGCGCACGAGGACTACCTGGCCCGCCGGGAGGCGATCGGCCAGGTGCCGGAGATCGCCGGCATCTCGGCCGGCGGCATGCCGGGGCGGGTCAAGTGCCTGCACGTGCACCTCGGGCACGCGCTCGCCGCCGGGCCGGGGGTCAACCCGTTCGGCGACGAGACCCTCGCCCTGGTGGAGAAGTGGTGGGCCGCCGGCCCCTGCGTGGACGTGCCCGCGGGGGAGTGA